A portion of the Edaphobacter bradus genome contains these proteins:
- a CDS encoding tetratricopeptide repeat protein — MISKLRCLSFAGLLCVCFTTTVFAAQPVNQNLHTDPINLTPQVREAHDLFYNLDYDGALSRFEAIQRANPQNPMASNYILMTLIFRELYHQDLLDTTYYAHNSFLFTKREVNIPKATRDRIEQLTNHAIALCDEQLRTNPNDANAYFARGYARGMHAAFITLADHSFVAAARQGYASRGDSEQALKIDPDYADAKMAVGIQQFAVASLPRFIRIMIGVTGVTGNKEKGLQLLREAAAHGVVNNVESRTALSLFLRHDGRYEEAIVVQRAQAEQYPHDYLFRLEEANLIKDKGDGPAAIATYKRVLEDARKPNYFTDPRLQLAYFGLADTQRGQNLIADAAENYLQAAAQPNCTDWLRKRAQLNAGEMFDLLHQRDNAITQYRKASASGGDQSQAETARRYLKVPYGRE, encoded by the coding sequence ATGATTTCGAAGCTGCGTTGTCTCTCGTTTGCCGGTCTTTTGTGCGTTTGCTTTACAACGACGGTCTTTGCCGCACAGCCGGTAAACCAGAATCTCCACACCGATCCGATCAACCTGACTCCCCAGGTTCGGGAAGCCCACGATCTCTTCTACAACCTCGACTACGACGGGGCCCTCTCGCGCTTTGAGGCGATTCAGCGTGCAAATCCGCAGAACCCCATGGCGTCGAACTATATTTTGATGACGCTCATCTTTCGCGAGCTGTATCATCAGGACCTGCTGGATACGACCTACTACGCCCACAACTCTTTTCTCTTCACAAAACGCGAAGTCAACATTCCAAAGGCGACGCGCGACCGCATCGAGCAGCTAACGAATCACGCCATTGCGTTATGCGATGAGCAGCTCCGCACCAACCCTAATGACGCCAATGCTTATTTTGCTCGCGGTTATGCTCGCGGTATGCACGCTGCGTTTATTACGCTGGCAGACCACAGCTTTGTCGCCGCTGCCCGTCAGGGTTATGCTTCGCGAGGAGACAGTGAGCAGGCCCTGAAGATCGATCCCGACTATGCCGACGCAAAGATGGCCGTGGGGATTCAGCAGTTCGCTGTCGCCAGCCTGCCTCGATTTATCCGCATCATGATTGGTGTAACCGGTGTCACGGGCAACAAGGAGAAGGGCCTTCAACTGCTTCGTGAGGCTGCTGCTCACGGCGTGGTCAACAACGTCGAGTCGCGCACGGCCCTCTCTCTCTTTCTTCGCCACGACGGCCGGTACGAGGAGGCTATCGTGGTTCAGCGTGCTCAGGCGGAGCAGTATCCGCACGACTATCTCTTTCGCCTTGAAGAAGCCAACCTCATCAAGGACAAGGGAGATGGCCCCGCTGCTATTGCGACCTACAAGCGTGTATTAGAGGACGCTCGCAAGCCGAATTACTTCACCGACCCGCGTCTCCAACTGGCTTACTTCGGTCTGGCGGATACCCAGCGCGGCCAGAATCTCATCGCAGACGCGGCAGAGAACTACCTTCAGGCTGCGGCTCAACCTAACTGCACGGACTGGCTGCGCAAGCGAGCCCAACTGAATGCAGGCGAGATGTTCGACCTGCTTCATCAGCGCGACAACGCGATCACGCAATACCGGAAGGCCAGCGCCAGTGGCGGCGATCAGTCTCAGGCCGAAACTGCACGACGCTATCTCAAAGTTCCGTATGGGAGGGAGTAA
- a CDS encoding DinB family protein, which produces MDPNLEKLQQRIAHSLEGLTSAQTQLRTADSPDKWTIQQIAQHLCLSYKSTAGLIQERLAKGRPTRSRPTVPQHCARFLITGLGFFPSGREAPPMVVPPAASPSAEDHLTGAALAQETAELLQFMDKLFAEAGGRFGSGRSVSHGILGPLSVAQWRRFHLAHGCHHVKQILEIRRDHGI; this is translated from the coding sequence ATGGACCCTAATCTGGAGAAGCTCCAGCAACGGATCGCTCACTCGCTCGAGGGCCTGACGTCTGCCCAGACGCAGCTTCGCACTGCAGACTCTCCGGACAAGTGGACTATCCAGCAGATCGCTCAGCATCTCTGCCTGTCGTATAAGTCCACCGCCGGTCTCATTCAGGAGCGCCTGGCCAAGGGGCGGCCGACGCGTTCAAGGCCAACCGTTCCCCAGCACTGCGCTCGGTTTCTGATTACAGGGCTTGGCTTTTTCCCGAGCGGCAGAGAGGCTCCTCCCATGGTTGTACCGCCCGCCGCTTCGCCTTCCGCTGAGGATCACCTCACTGGAGCAGCGCTCGCACAGGAGACGGCAGAGCTTCTGCAATTTATGGATAAGCTTTTTGCTGAGGCCGGAGGGCGCTTCGGCTCAGGACGCTCGGTAAGTCACGGGATTCTCGGTCCGCTCAGCGTTGCGCAGTGGCGGCGTTTTCATCTCGCTCATGGCTGTCACCACGTGAAGCAGATCCTCGAGATCCGGCGCGACCATGGTATTTAG
- a CDS encoding tetratricopeptide repeat protein codes for MAKRSSIELAACVLLSSAALSMTCAAQTSSSQQPAPCQSSGTSQNKTCPPSTATPKHPSTADQFPFPGDTGADMPGAPAPNAPAPNAPAPNAPASGASHSSAAADHPFPGDAPSSSSSSDAGSSSSSGSNSDTDPGDAASSKPADTDAPAPTPGRKKLPKVERIQSDEERAAEDLNVASFYESSGDLNAAYLRAKDAVKYQPNDSDAHFTLAHLAQRLKKRDEAIAEFNAYLKLDPDGLKIKQARKALSELQREHAQ; via the coding sequence ATGGCAAAACGGTCTTCCATTGAACTGGCAGCCTGCGTGTTGCTCTCGTCAGCCGCACTATCGATGACCTGCGCCGCACAGACCTCCTCTTCGCAGCAGCCGGCTCCGTGTCAGTCCTCAGGAACGAGCCAAAACAAGACCTGTCCTCCCTCTACAGCTACGCCGAAGCATCCATCGACGGCTGATCAGTTTCCGTTCCCCGGCGACACGGGAGCAGATATGCCAGGTGCTCCTGCGCCCAACGCTCCCGCACCAAACGCACCGGCTCCGAATGCTCCGGCTTCCGGAGCCTCGCATTCCTCGGCCGCGGCTGATCATCCGTTTCCAGGAGACGCGCCATCCTCTTCTTCTTCCTCCGACGCTGGTTCCAGCAGCAGTTCGGGCAGCAACTCCGATACCGATCCCGGGGATGCCGCGTCGTCGAAGCCTGCTGACACAGACGCTCCCGCACCGACGCCGGGCCGTAAAAAGCTTCCCAAGGTCGAGAGGATTCAGTCGGATGAAGAGCGGGCAGCCGAGGATCTCAATGTCGCCAGTTTCTACGAAAGCAGTGGCGATCTCAACGCGGCATATCTCAGGGCCAAGGACGCTGTGAAGTATCAGCCCAACGATTCGGATGCCCACTTCACCCTTGCCCACCTTGCCCAGAGATTGAAAAAACGCGATGAGGCGATCGCTGAGTTCAATGCGTATCTCAAGCTCGATCCGGACGGCCTCAAGATCAAGCAGGCCCGGAAGGCGCTCAGCGAATTGCAGCGTGAGCACGCGCAATAG
- a CDS encoding SET domain-containing protein, giving the protein MLKGLIVRSSAIHAAGCYTTRPIRKGAKVVEYDGPRFPKEVADERYKDRFITYLFSTGENGAVIDGFGTAMFLNHSCDPNCETEDFDGRIWITAIRNIAAGEELTYEYNLHDSDDDDADCHCGAVSCRGTMFSEDEVKRRARLARKKKTARKS; this is encoded by the coding sequence ATGCTCAAAGGGCTTATCGTTCGTTCGTCTGCAATCCACGCGGCTGGCTGCTATACAACGCGGCCGATCAGGAAAGGCGCCAAGGTCGTTGAATACGACGGCCCGCGGTTCCCCAAAGAGGTGGCGGACGAGCGCTACAAAGACCGCTTTATCACCTACCTGTTCAGCACCGGCGAGAATGGCGCGGTCATCGACGGGTTTGGAACCGCAATGTTCCTCAACCACTCCTGCGATCCAAACTGCGAGACCGAGGACTTCGATGGCCGCATCTGGATCACGGCAATCCGTAATATTGCCGCTGGCGAAGAGCTGACCTACGAGTACAACCTTCACGACAGCGACGACGACGATGCAGACTGTCATTGCGGCGCTGTAAGCTGCCGGGGAACCATGTTCAGCGAGGATGAAGTGAAGCGCCGCGCCAGGCTCGCAAGAAAGAAAAAGACAGCCAGAAAATCTTAG
- the dnaX gene encoding DNA polymerase III subunit gamma/tau yields the protein MGYQVLARKYRPQRFADVVGQDHVTVTLMNALTQGRIAHGYIFSGHRGIGKTTIARIVAMALNCRNAIGSAERPTAEPCQVCDSCVEIRSGNAVDVIEIDAATNRGIDEIRELRDAARYRPARDKFKIYILDEAHQITDAAFNALLKTLEEPPDHIVFMMATTQPEDIPQTVRSRCQHFSFHAVKLVDILAQLHGIAEQEGVQADEAALSLLAEAGDGSMRDALSIMDQAIASAPLEDGRPRLDAVQVRELMGTVPNAVFEKIFEAVNDNRSAEVMTVANQLLDAGNSPVQLARQCVRYLRNCLVAKVAGISANGDEQSGAATELLQISPDEQRRAARTGALFGEEELARFLQVMLRTFDELGYRQEQRFHFELGLLKLVHLRRLLPVEELLSQMPVPGGSGQSRQRTAATVPAPATTAPLRSAASTATAPAPTKPVFSPFESRKRFDEALPVAQPPASKTEPRAPASVPAPPVPAPTPPPVKAAEPAPVAIPEPVVETTPEPEAPAASPVAISQPTASHSPDELQRIATDALMNAKSQGSAADALADAEWTIENGEIRVQTELSKTMLPMVINPEADKIVRAALRTSGAGTLKLVLLPGSAAAAAAKKPKAARTGSVQAKALEHPVVQQAQKLFDAEIRNVIDLRDNN from the coding sequence ATGGGATATCAGGTTCTTGCGCGTAAGTACCGGCCACAGCGTTTCGCCGATGTCGTGGGTCAGGATCATGTAACGGTGACGCTGATGAACGCTCTGACGCAGGGGCGCATCGCGCACGGTTATATCTTCAGTGGCCACAGAGGGATTGGGAAGACGACGATCGCGCGCATCGTCGCGATGGCACTGAACTGCCGAAATGCGATTGGCTCCGCGGAGCGTCCTACTGCCGAGCCCTGTCAGGTCTGCGATAGCTGCGTGGAGATCCGCTCCGGCAACGCTGTCGACGTCATCGAGATCGACGCGGCGACAAATCGCGGCATCGACGAGATTCGCGAGCTGCGCGACGCTGCCCGCTACCGGCCAGCGCGCGACAAGTTCAAGATTTACATCCTCGACGAGGCGCACCAGATCACGGATGCGGCCTTCAATGCCTTACTCAAGACGCTCGAGGAACCGCCTGACCACATCGTCTTCATGATGGCGACAACGCAGCCTGAGGACATTCCGCAGACGGTGCGGTCGCGCTGCCAGCACTTCAGCTTTCACGCGGTCAAGCTGGTGGACATTCTTGCCCAGCTGCACGGAATCGCCGAGCAAGAAGGTGTTCAGGCAGACGAAGCAGCATTGAGCCTTCTTGCCGAGGCCGGAGACGGCTCGATGCGCGATGCCCTGTCCATCATGGACCAGGCGATCGCCAGCGCGCCGCTCGAAGATGGACGGCCCCGGCTCGATGCAGTTCAGGTTCGTGAGCTGATGGGCACAGTTCCGAATGCCGTCTTCGAAAAGATCTTCGAAGCCGTGAATGACAACCGCAGCGCCGAAGTGATGACTGTGGCCAATCAACTGCTCGATGCGGGCAACAGCCCTGTCCAGCTTGCGCGGCAGTGCGTCCGCTACCTCCGGAACTGCTTGGTTGCCAAGGTCGCCGGGATCAGCGCAAACGGCGACGAGCAGAGTGGAGCCGCAACAGAGTTGCTTCAGATCTCTCCCGACGAGCAGCGCCGCGCCGCTCGGACGGGGGCACTCTTCGGCGAAGAAGAGCTCGCGCGCTTTCTCCAGGTGATGCTGCGAACCTTCGACGAGCTGGGATACAGACAGGAACAGCGCTTTCATTTTGAGCTTGGCCTGCTCAAGCTGGTGCATCTGCGGCGCCTGCTTCCGGTGGAAGAGTTGCTGAGCCAGATGCCCGTGCCCGGCGGTTCAGGACAGTCCAGGCAGCGAACCGCCGCGACGGTTCCGGCTCCCGCAACAACAGCTCCCCTGCGGTCAGCCGCCTCGACTGCAACAGCGCCAGCTCCGACGAAGCCAGTGTTCTCTCCGTTCGAAAGCCGCAAGCGGTTTGATGAAGCTTTGCCGGTCGCGCAGCCTCCTGCAAGCAAGACCGAGCCTCGTGCTCCTGCTTCTGTTCCTGCGCCTCCTGTCCCCGCTCCTACTCCACCACCGGTAAAGGCTGCCGAGCCTGCGCCTGTCGCTATCCCGGAGCCGGTTGTGGAGACTACACCTGAGCCGGAGGCTCCAGCAGCGAGTCCGGTTGCAATCTCCCAGCCGACAGCCTCGCATAGTCCGGACGAGTTGCAGCGGATTGCGACCGACGCACTGATGAACGCCAAGAGCCAGGGCTCAGCGGCCGATGCGCTGGCCGATGCTGAGTGGACGATCGAGAACGGCGAGATTCGCGTTCAGACCGAGTTGTCGAAGACCATGCTGCCGATGGTGATCAATCCAGAGGCGGACAAGATCGTTCGCGCGGCCCTGCGGACATCGGGTGCTGGAACGCTGAAGCTTGTGCTTCTGCCCGGATCGGCAGCCGCTGCAGCCGCTAAGAAACCCAAGGCTGCGAGGACGGGCAGCGTTCAGGCCAAGGCCCTCGAGCATCCTGTAGTGCAGCAGGCGCAGAAGCTCTTTGATGCCGAGATCCGCAACGTGATCGATCTGCGGGACAACAACTAA
- the recR gene encoding recombination mediator RecR has translation MSRLIDELRKLPGIGTRSAQRLAFHVLRSSAEDAEALASAIRELKAHLRLCSVCNNITDVDPCIYCTNAVRDQRLVCVVEEPTNIATIEKTRSYAGVYHVLHGTLSPIGGVGPDQLRISNLMTRLPEVNEVILATSPTTEGEATARYLAEEIHRANPAVKITRIATGIPAGSDIEYADEVTMSRALEGRREI, from the coding sequence ATGAGCCGTCTCATCGACGAGCTTCGCAAGCTTCCTGGCATCGGAACCCGCAGCGCGCAGCGGCTGGCCTTCCACGTACTGCGTTCCTCGGCAGAGGACGCGGAAGCTCTCGCCTCTGCGATCCGCGAGTTGAAGGCGCACCTGCGCCTGTGCTCGGTCTGCAACAACATCACCGACGTTGATCCATGTATCTACTGCACGAACGCAGTGCGCGATCAGCGGCTCGTCTGTGTCGTGGAGGAGCCGACCAACATAGCAACGATCGAGAAGACCCGAAGCTATGCCGGCGTCTACCACGTCTTGCACGGGACTCTCTCTCCCATCGGCGGAGTAGGCCCCGACCAGCTTCGCATCAGCAACCTGATGACTCGGCTGCCCGAGGTGAACGAGGTCATCCTCGCAACCTCCCCAACCACCGAAGGCGAGGCTACCGCTAGATATCTCGCAGAAGAGATTCACCGAGCGAACCCGGCGGTGAAGATCACTCGCATCGCGACAGGCATTCCAGCCGGAAGCGACATCGAATACGCCGACGAGGTCACGATGTCCCGCGCGCTCGAGGGCAGACGAGAGATTTAG
- a CDS encoding YbaB/EbfC family nucleoid-associated protein: protein MDFSDLAKMKEMMGQARQMQQQMERKLAETIVEASTGGGVVTVRMNGKKELLRLKIEPSAIGSAGSDLELLEDLITAAVNEAGRRADEAIKSSMAGMMSSLGLPNLPGLL, encoded by the coding sequence ATGGACTTTTCCGATCTGGCAAAGATGAAGGAAATGATGGGGCAGGCGCGCCAAATGCAGCAGCAGATGGAGCGCAAGCTGGCCGAGACCATCGTAGAAGCCTCGACAGGAGGCGGCGTTGTGACCGTACGGATGAACGGCAAGAAGGAGCTCCTGCGTCTCAAGATCGAGCCCAGCGCGATCGGTAGCGCAGGCAGCGACCTCGAGCTGCTCGAAGACCTGATCACCGCTGCGGTCAATGAAGCCGGACGCCGCGCCGACGAGGCGATCAAGTCCAGCATGGCAGGGATGATGAGCTCGCTCGGCCTGCCGAACCTGCCGGGGCTGCTCTAG
- the gpmI gene encoding 2,3-bisphosphoglycerate-independent phosphoglycerate mutase, whose product MPNKPIVLTILDGWGYRPETHGNAIALARKPTYDKLLATYPNTLIRASDHYVGLPDGQMGNSEVGHLNLGAGRIVRMDITRIDAAIADGSFFTDPVLTQAIQLAAQGNRALHLFGLLSDGGVHSHQRHLYALVRLAAQHKLTRVYVHAFMDGRDTMPTSGIGHLEALEQQLREYGIGQIASVSGRYFAMDRDLRWEKERQAFDAMVTGSPEGGTYTDPLARIRELYNNGVTDEFIPPFTVVDGHGHPVGPIRDNDVCINFNYRADRVRQITRVLARNVARNANIPGGLTAANANDLPKAAELEHEIPRAQAPGNIHYVCMTQYDKNFTLPVVIPPESMDNLLANVMADANLRNLRVAETEKYAHVTYFFNGGIEKPFPGEDRVLIPSQKVATYDLAPEMSAPGIAEAVVKAVNDTAFDVIIVNFANADMVGHSGKLEPTIRAVETVDAQLARIYQAVKQRGGSLLVTADHGNAEMLIDPITGGPHTAHTTNPVPFILISPDTDPAHHAILKPGGSLRDISPTILTLLNLKKPSEMTGVNLATK is encoded by the coding sequence ATGCCAAACAAACCGATCGTCCTCACCATCCTCGACGGCTGGGGTTACCGCCCCGAGACTCACGGCAACGCCATCGCACTGGCCCGCAAGCCGACCTACGACAAGCTCCTCGCGACCTACCCCAACACTCTCATCCGCGCCAGCGACCACTACGTCGGCCTGCCGGACGGTCAGATGGGAAACTCCGAGGTCGGCCACCTCAACCTCGGTGCCGGGCGAATCGTCCGCATGGACATCACCCGCATCGACGCCGCCATCGCCGACGGCAGCTTCTTCACCGACCCCGTCCTCACCCAGGCTATCCAGCTCGCCGCGCAGGGCAATCGCGCGCTCCACCTCTTCGGTCTGCTCTCCGACGGCGGAGTCCACTCGCACCAGCGCCACCTCTACGCGCTCGTGCGTCTCGCCGCGCAGCACAAGCTCACCCGCGTCTACGTCCATGCCTTCATGGACGGCCGCGACACCATGCCCACCAGCGGCATCGGCCACCTCGAAGCCCTCGAGCAACAGCTCCGCGAGTACGGCATCGGTCAGATCGCCTCTGTCTCCGGCCGCTACTTCGCCATGGACCGCGACCTCCGCTGGGAAAAAGAGCGCCAGGCCTTCGACGCCATGGTCACCGGCTCACCCGAAGGCGGAACCTACACCGACCCCCTCGCCCGCATCCGCGAGCTCTACAACAACGGCGTCACCGACGAGTTCATCCCACCGTTCACCGTCGTCGACGGCCACGGCCACCCCGTAGGCCCCATCCGCGATAACGACGTCTGCATCAACTTCAACTACCGCGCCGACCGCGTCCGCCAGATCACCCGCGTCCTTGCACGAAATGTAGCCCGCAACGCGAACATCCCCGGCGGCCTCACCGCAGCCAACGCGAACGACTTGCCGAAAGCAGCCGAGCTCGAACACGAGATCCCTCGCGCACAGGCGCCCGGCAACATCCACTACGTCTGCATGACGCAGTACGACAAAAACTTCACGCTCCCCGTCGTCATCCCGCCGGAGTCGATGGACAACCTGCTCGCCAACGTCATGGCCGACGCCAACCTCCGTAACCTCCGCGTCGCCGAGACCGAGAAGTACGCCCACGTCACCTACTTCTTCAACGGAGGCATCGAGAAGCCGTTCCCCGGCGAGGACCGCGTGCTCATCCCGTCGCAGAAGGTCGCCACCTACGACCTCGCTCCTGAGATGTCCGCTCCAGGCATCGCCGAAGCCGTCGTCAAGGCCGTCAACGACACCGCCTTCGACGTCATCATCGTCAACTTCGCCAACGCAGACATGGTAGGTCACTCCGGCAAGCTCGAGCCCACCATCCGCGCCGTTGAAACCGTCGACGCCCAGCTCGCCCGGATCTATCAGGCAGTCAAGCAGCGCGGCGGCAGCCTTCTCGTTACCGCCGACCACGGTAACGCCGAGATGCTCATCGACCCCATCACCGGAGGCCCGCACACCGCCCACACCACCAACCCCGTCCCCTTCATCCTTATCAGCCCAGACACCGATCCAGCCCACCACGCAATCCTCAAACCCGGCGGGAGTCTGCGCGACATCTCGCCCACCATACTCACCCTCCTCAATCTCAAAAAGCCAAGCGAGATGACCGGAGTGAATCTGGCGACGAAGTAA
- a CDS encoding ACT domain-containing protein, with translation MATTVRSIVLWRREIENQPGALASTLEPFASAGADLQIIMGYRYPGNQAKAAVELSPIVGKKLATAAETAGFKASGIPALLVEGDNKPGLGHAITEAIADAKINLDFLVTQVIGRRYSAVIGFESAEDAKKAATLIKKTTTRKVKKTTTRKRK, from the coding sequence ATGGCGACCACAGTCAGGAGCATCGTGTTGTGGCGAAGGGAAATCGAGAACCAACCGGGAGCCCTGGCGAGCACCTTGGAACCGTTTGCCAGTGCAGGTGCAGACCTCCAGATCATCATGGGTTATCGCTACCCGGGTAATCAGGCAAAGGCAGCGGTCGAACTTTCTCCGATTGTAGGGAAAAAGCTGGCTACCGCTGCGGAGACAGCGGGATTCAAGGCCTCTGGAATCCCGGCCCTTCTGGTGGAAGGTGATAACAAGCCGGGGTTGGGGCATGCTATTACGGAGGCGATCGCGGACGCTAAGATCAACCTCGATTTTCTCGTGACGCAAGTAATTGGCAGAAGATACTCAGCAGTTATTGGATTTGAAAGCGCCGAAGACGCAAAAAAGGCTGCCACCCTGATCAAGAAAACGACGACGCGCAAAGTCAAGAAAACGACGACGCGCAAACGCAAATGA
- a CDS encoding c-type cytochrome, which produces MLKPLFVSCTLFLFALSPQQQAADPAQTVIPAEAAKMVNPVKPTPESQAHAKKIFGYDCAMCHGVNGDGKGDLVGDLKLKMKDYTDPAALKDFTDGELFYIIRNGKGQMPAEEVARANPEDVWNMVILVRSFAKK; this is translated from the coding sequence ATGTTGAAGCCTTTGTTCGTCTCTTGCACACTGTTTCTCTTTGCACTCTCGCCACAGCAACAGGCTGCTGACCCGGCCCAGACGGTTATTCCTGCTGAAGCTGCTAAGATGGTCAATCCGGTAAAGCCGACTCCCGAATCACAAGCCCACGCCAAAAAGATTTTCGGATACGACTGTGCCATGTGCCACGGAGTAAACGGCGATGGTAAAGGTGATCTCGTTGGCGATCTGAAGCTCAAGATGAAGGACTACACGGATCCGGCAGCTCTGAAAGACTTTACGGACGGAGAGCTCTTCTACATCATCAGGAACGGTAAAGGCCAAATGCCCGCGGAAGAGGTGGCCCGCGCGAATCCGGAAGATGTCTGGAACATGGTGATCCTGGTGCGGTCGTTTGCCAAGAAGTAA
- a CDS encoding methyltransferase family protein translates to MATVVPHQPPTPERFFNAINAYEQTEAMKTAVELELFTAIAEGNTTAATIAKRCQASERGVRTLCDFLTIHGFLAKEGTQYSLAPDSDVFLNKKSPAYIGTAVEFLLTPRLREGHARLTEAVRRGGTALGEGTLEPENPDWVKFAQAMMPLMYMPAEIMAAELRKGGEAHKVLDIAASHGIFGISVAKQNPAAHIYAADWRNVLEVAAKNAQAMGVADRYHLLPGSAFETDFGSGYDLVLVPNFLHHFDLPTCAALMRKVHAALKPGGRAAIAEFVPNPDRVSPPSAAAFSMMMLTTTPAGDAYTFAELESVSKTAGFARVELAPPEIGLDRLVIAYR, encoded by the coding sequence ATGGCCACCGTAGTCCCGCATCAACCGCCCACTCCAGAGCGCTTCTTCAACGCCATTAACGCCTATGAGCAGACCGAGGCAATGAAGACCGCCGTTGAGCTGGAGCTCTTCACAGCCATCGCCGAAGGCAACACCACTGCCGCAACCATTGCGAAGCGCTGCCAGGCCTCCGAACGCGGCGTGCGCACCTTGTGCGATTTCTTAACCATTCACGGCTTCCTCGCCAAGGAAGGAACGCAGTACTCTCTAGCACCGGATTCAGATGTATTCCTCAACAAAAAATCGCCGGCATATATCGGCACCGCCGTTGAGTTTTTGCTCACCCCGCGCCTGCGCGAAGGCCACGCGCGCCTGACCGAGGCCGTGCGTCGGGGAGGCACCGCGCTCGGCGAAGGAACCTTGGAGCCCGAAAATCCCGACTGGGTCAAGTTTGCTCAGGCCATGATGCCGCTCATGTATATGCCCGCCGAGATCATGGCCGCCGAACTCCGCAAAGGCGGCGAGGCGCACAAAGTTCTCGACATCGCCGCCAGTCACGGCATCTTCGGAATCTCCGTAGCAAAGCAGAACCCTGCCGCACACATCTACGCAGCCGATTGGAGAAATGTCCTCGAAGTCGCAGCGAAAAACGCGCAGGCAATGGGTGTCGCCGATCGCTACCACCTGCTCCCCGGCAGCGCCTTCGAGACTGATTTCGGCAGCGGTTACGATCTGGTGTTGGTCCCCAACTTCCTGCACCATTTTGATCTGCCCACCTGCGCCGCATTGATGCGCAAGGTGCATGCTGCGCTAAAGCCAGGCGGCCGAGCCGCAATTGCCGAATTCGTTCCCAATCCTGATCGCGTCTCGCCGCCCAGCGCAGCCGCCTTCAGTATGATGATGCTGACCACGACCCCCGCCGGCGACGCCTACACCTTCGCAGAACTCGAGAGCGTCTCGAAAACTGCCGGCTTCGCCCGAGTCGAACTAGCGCCACCAGAGATCGGCCTCGACCGCCTCGTCATCGCATACCGGTGA
- the queF gene encoding preQ(1) synthase, producing MTTKHTTGYTDDHAAAGLDTKFPEIETWPNQFKSYEILVDDPEFTSVCPKTGLPDFGRLTIRYMPRERCMELKSLKEYLFTYRNLGIFQENIVNQVLDDVVKATDPVWAKVVGDFRPRGGISTIVEAFYPRPKDSKGPRG from the coding sequence ATGACCACCAAGCACACCACCGGCTACACCGACGACCACGCCGCAGCCGGTTTAGACACAAAGTTCCCCGAGATTGAAACCTGGCCCAACCAGTTCAAGTCCTACGAGATCCTCGTCGACGACCCCGAGTTCACCAGCGTCTGCCCCAAAACCGGCCTCCCCGACTTCGGCCGCCTCACCATCCGCTACATGCCCCGCGAGCGCTGCATGGAGCTCAAGTCCCTCAAGGAATACCTCTTCACCTACCGCAACCTCGGCATCTTCCAGGAGAACATCGTCAACCAGGTCCTCGACGACGTCGTCAAAGCCACCGACCCCGTCTGGGCCAAGGTCGTCGGCGACTTCCGCCCCCGCGGCGGAATCTCGACCATCGTCGAAGCCTTCTATCCCCGCCCGAAGGATTCCAAAGGCCCCCGCGGCTGA
- a CDS encoding malonic semialdehyde reductase — protein sequence MNRVSDEALDTLFREAHTHSAWLAKPVADDVLRQLYDVMKWAPTSANCCPARLIFLRSREAKERLRPALSPGNVEKTMAAPVTAIVAYDLKFYEKLPKLFPHNPGMREVFANNPQLIESTAKRNSSLQGAYMMLAARALGLDCGPMSGFDSFKVDEEFFGSGKCEECEEEFFPEGHVKSNFLCNLGYGDSSKLHARSPRLEFGEACTLL from the coding sequence ATGAACAGGGTAAGTGATGAGGCTCTCGATACTTTATTTCGCGAAGCACATACACATTCTGCATGGCTGGCTAAGCCAGTGGCAGATGACGTCCTTCGTCAACTGTATGACGTGATGAAGTGGGCTCCGACGAGTGCGAATTGTTGTCCTGCACGTTTGATCTTCCTTCGTTCGCGCGAAGCAAAAGAAAGACTTCGACCGGCGCTGTCGCCCGGCAACGTGGAGAAGACTATGGCTGCGCCGGTGACAGCTATCGTTGCTTACGATCTGAAGTTCTATGAAAAACTTCCGAAGCTGTTTCCGCACAATCCTGGGATGCGGGAAGTATTCGCGAACAATCCTCAGCTGATCGAAAGCACGGCCAAGAGAAATTCGTCATTGCAGGGGGCGTACATGATGCTGGCGGCTCGCGCGCTGGGATTAGATTGCGGGCCGATGTCCGGCTTCGATAGTTTCAAGGTAGATGAAGAGTTCTTCGGTTCCGGCAAATGCGAAGAGTGCGAGGAGGAGTTCTTTCCGGAAGGCCATGTGAAGTCGAATTTCTTATGCAACCTCGGCTATGGTGACAGTTCCAAGCTACACGCGAGGAGTCCGCGCCTCGAGTTTGGCGAGGCGTGTACCTTGCTCTAG